One Coffea arabica cultivar ET-39 chromosome 5c, Coffea Arabica ET-39 HiFi, whole genome shotgun sequence DNA window includes the following coding sequences:
- the LOC140007742 gene encoding beta-amylase-like translates to MGHGKSSLQSNNVPIFVMLPFGVVNVNNVLDNPETLEKQLKKLKEIGVDGIMVDVWWGLIERNGPKMYDWAAYKSLFKLVVKIGLKIQAIMSFHQCGGNVGDSVFIPLPKWVLAIGDEDPDIFYTNRSGTRDREYLSSGIDNLALFEGRTAVQIYSDYMKSFKEAMSEILESGSISDIEVGLGPAGEMRYRSYPETQGWAFPGIGEFQCYDKYLKADFKAAAIKAGHPEWDLPDNAGTYNDTPGDTEFFGTNGTYLTEKGIFFLTWYSNKLIEHGDQILEEANKVFAGTKTRLAAKVSGIHWRYKVQSHAAEITAGYYNLDDRDGYRPLARMFSRHHATLDFTCLEMRDSEQPETAKSGPQELVQQDFNYHII, encoded by the exons ATGGGCCACGGGAAATCAAGTTTGCAATCAAACAATGTTCCAATTTTTGTTATGCTTCCG TTCGGAGTTGTTAATGTTAACAATGTTCTTGATAATCCTGAGACACTTGAGAAGCAGCTGAAGAAGCTGAAAGAAATTGGAGTTGATGGCATCATGGTAGATGTTTGGTGGGGATTAATTGAACGCAACGGTCCTAAGATGTATGACTGGGCCGCCTACAAAAGCTTATTCAAGCTAGTTGTAAAGATTGGCCTGAAAATCCAGGCTATCATGTCATTCCACCAGTGTGGTGGCAATGTTGGAGACAGTGTTTTCATCCCACTACCCAAATGGGTGCTTGCAATTGGAGATGAAGACCCTGATATTTTCTACACTAACAGATCAGGCACCAGGGATCGTGAGTACCTCTCGTCAGGTATTGACAATTTGGCTCTCTTTGAAGGTCGGACTGCTGTGCAG ATCTACAGCGACTATATGAAGAGCTTTAAAGAAGCCATGTCAGAGATTCTGGAATCTGGATCCATTTCAGACATTGAGGTAGGGCTTGGTCCAGCAGGAGAGATGAGATATCGTTCATATCCAGAAACACAAGGATGGGCATTCCCTGGAATTGGAGAATTTCAG TGCTATGACAAGTATTTGAAAGCTGATTTTAAAGCTGCTGCAATAAAAGCAGGGCACCCTGAATGGGATCTTCCAGATAATGCTGGAACATATAATGATACACCAGGTGATACAGAGTTTTTTGGAACAAATGGAACATACCTCACTGAAAAAGGGATATTCTTCTTGACATGGTACTCGAACAAGCTCATAGAACATGGTGATCAGATCCTTGAAGAAGCCAACAAGGTTTTTGCAGGAACCAAAACCAGGCTAGCAGCAAAA GTTTCTGGCATCCATTGGCGGTATAAAGTTCAGTCACATGCTGCTGAGATAACTGCAGGATACTACAACTTGGATGATAGAGATGGCTACCGACCTTTGGCCAGAATGTTTTCCAGGCACCATGCTACCCTAGATTTTACTTGTCTTGAGATGAGGGACTCTGAACAGCCAGAAACTGCTAAAAGTGGTCCTCAAGAACTCGTTCAACAGGATTTTAACTATCACATCATATAG